The Microterricola viridarii nucleotide sequence ACCTTCGCGCAGGGGGTCGGGCTCGTCGTCACCGGCATCGGAGTCGTGCTCGGCCTGCTCGGTCTGCCCGTCGCGGTCGGCATCGCGGCGGCCGCCGCCTTCGTCGCGGCCTTCCTCAACGCGGTGTTCGGATACTGCCTCGGATGCCAGATCTACGTCCTGCTCGTCCGCCTGCGCGGATAGGCTGGGCGCAGGAGGTTTCACAATGGCGCTCACCAGCGAAGCAACAACGGTATGGAACGGATCACTCTTCGAGGGTTCCGGCACGGTCACCCTGGATTCATCTCAGACCGGGGAGTTCCCCGTGAACTGGAAGGCCCGCTCAGAGGGAGCCCCGCACACGACGAACCCTGAAGAGCTGCTCGGGGCGGCGCACGCCTCCTGCTTCTCGATGGCGTTCTCGCTCGCATTGACGCAGGCCGGCTTCACGCCGACCAGCATCCAGACGACGGCGGCGGTCACCTTCGAGGCCGGCAAGGGCGTGCTCGGCAGCCACCTGCTGGTCAACGCGGTTGTGCCCGGCATCGACGAGGAGGAGTTCCACCGCATCGCGGAGGAGGCCAAGACCGGCTG carries:
- a CDS encoding OsmC family protein, which gives rise to MALTSEATTVWNGSLFEGSGTVTLDSSQTGEFPVNWKARSEGAPHTTNPEELLGAAHASCFSMAFSLALTQAGFTPTSIQTTAAVTFEAGKGVLGSHLLVNAVVPGIDEEEFHRIAEEAKTGCPISQALAGIPITLEADLA